One segment of Polypterus senegalus isolate Bchr_013 chromosome 8, ASM1683550v1, whole genome shotgun sequence DNA contains the following:
- the LOC120533453 gene encoding zinc finger protein 724-like isoform X1 — MVREFLRNCVRQTKQQTGKAAISCKVLMEVKEETFEADMNIMEKKIVNVKEEDCEWELVHPQQESLGITDEECELRSVSIKEEAEETSVNSVTDSHTNVESVKEEDLHDGYQDEVVTSSLSRHHSSQESFVIVMSESLQPEEITSPKDQPLPKNKSRERNRPYCCPECGKQFSRTSHLQRHKQTHTGEKPYCCSECGKRFSRTSHLQRHKQTHTGEKPYCCSKCGKRFSQTCHLQRHKLTHTGEKPYCCSECGKLFSELGVLRRHQRTHTGEKPYCCTECGKRFSQTSHLRRHKQVHTRNEPYLNVANDSHKPMVFSATNKCIQERSPIAVLNVTNSC; from the exons AGACGGGGAAAGCAGCCATATCCTGTAAAGTCTTGATGGAGGTGAAAGAGGAAACATTTGAGGCTGACATGAATATCATGGAGAAAAAGATTGTAAATGTTAAAGAGGAGGACTGTGAATGGGAGCTTGTCCACCCTCAACAGGAGAGTCTGGGCATTACAGATGAAGAGTGTGAACTGAGATCAGTGAGCATTAAAGAAGAGGCTGAGGAGACGTCTGTCAACAGTGTGACTGACAGCCATACAAATGTGGAGAGTGTCAAGGAAGAAGATCTTCACGATGGGTATCAAGATGAAGTGGTGACCTCTTCTCTAAGCCGACACCATTCATCCCAGGAATCTTTTGTCATTGTGATGTCTGAATCATTACAGCCTGAGGAAATTACATCACCGAAAGATCAACCACTACCTAAAAATAAGTCTAGAGAaa GAAACAGACCTTACTGCTgccctgaatgtggcaaacagttctcaCGAACCAGCCATCTTCAGCGCCACAAGCAaactcacactggagagaagccatattgctgttctgaatgtggcaaacgattctcccGAACCAGCCATCTTCAGCGCCACAAACAaactcacactggagagaagccatattgctgttctaaatgtggcaaacgattctcacaaACCTGCCATCTTCAGCGCCACAAACTCactcacaccggagagaagccatattgctgttctgagtgtggtAAACTATTCTCAGAACTTGGTGTTCTTCGGCGCCACCAACgaactcacactggagagaagccatattgctgtactgaATGCGGCAAACGATTCTCACAAACCAGCCATCTTCGGCGCCACAAACAAGTGCACACAAGAAACGAGCCCTATCTGAATGTGGCAAATGATTCTCACAAACCAATGGTCTTCAGCGCTACAAACAAGTGCATACAAGAGAGAAGCCCTATTGCTGTTCTAAATGTGACAAACAGTTGTTAG
- the LOC120533453 gene encoding oocyte zinc finger protein XlCOF6.1-like isoform X2, producing MEVKEETFEADMNIMEKKIVNVKEEDCEWELVHPQQESLGITDEECELRSVSIKEEAEETSVNSVTDSHTNVESVKEEDLHDGYQDEVVTSSLSRHHSSQESFVIVMSESLQPEEITSPKDQPLPKNKSRERNRPYCCPECGKQFSRTSHLQRHKQTHTGEKPYCCSECGKRFSRTSHLQRHKQTHTGEKPYCCSKCGKRFSQTCHLQRHKLTHTGEKPYCCSECGKLFSELGVLRRHQRTHTGEKPYCCTECGKRFSQTSHLRRHKQVHTRNEPYLNVANDSHKPMVFSATNKCIQERSPIAVLNVTNSC from the exons ATGGAGGTGAAAGAGGAAACATTTGAGGCTGACATGAATATCATGGAGAAAAAGATTGTAAATGTTAAAGAGGAGGACTGTGAATGGGAGCTTGTCCACCCTCAACAGGAGAGTCTGGGCATTACAGATGAAGAGTGTGAACTGAGATCAGTGAGCATTAAAGAAGAGGCTGAGGAGACGTCTGTCAACAGTGTGACTGACAGCCATACAAATGTGGAGAGTGTCAAGGAAGAAGATCTTCACGATGGGTATCAAGATGAAGTGGTGACCTCTTCTCTAAGCCGACACCATTCATCCCAGGAATCTTTTGTCATTGTGATGTCTGAATCATTACAGCCTGAGGAAATTACATCACCGAAAGATCAACCACTACCTAAAAATAAGTCTAGAGAaa GAAACAGACCTTACTGCTgccctgaatgtggcaaacagttctcaCGAACCAGCCATCTTCAGCGCCACAAGCAaactcacactggagagaagccatattgctgttctgaatgtggcaaacgattctcccGAACCAGCCATCTTCAGCGCCACAAACAaactcacactggagagaagccatattgctgttctaaatgtggcaaacgattctcacaaACCTGCCATCTTCAGCGCCACAAACTCactcacaccggagagaagccatattgctgttctgagtgtggtAAACTATTCTCAGAACTTGGTGTTCTTCGGCGCCACCAACgaactcacactggagagaagccatattgctgtactgaATGCGGCAAACGATTCTCACAAACCAGCCATCTTCGGCGCCACAAACAAGTGCACACAAGAAACGAGCCCTATCTGAATGTGGCAAATGATTCTCACAAACCAATGGTCTTCAGCGCTACAAACAAGTGCATACAAGAGAGAAGCCCTATTGCTGTTCTAAATGTGACAAACAGTTGTTAG